One window from the genome of Spirosoma rhododendri encodes:
- a CDS encoding RagB/SusD family nutrient uptake outer membrane protein, with amino-acid sequence MLHYHSWTKDHGNTNGAWSWLSTVIGTTNQSLSVLDQTMPASATKQTNLAELKMVRAMAYFMLMDMYGNVPVDTTYGDFNPHPNLPRAQVVGFIENEVKKALPYLSRASGQSMYGRANKFTAYSLLAKLYLNSQYYTGTQRYNDAIVACDSVINSGLYSLEGRSSYLQMFYPNNGPQMKEFIFAIPYDPAAANLPGTNGFMYRARYDVPRSEAKKFSLPFTPSAPESTLPEFYANFSDPNDVRNGQWLTGPQFLNDGVTPVTVTTTKKGYDQFYTGSDGGASYTYQVTLTPQVLLRQDVASFDCGNDEIAWNMGYRNIKFYPDASSTSRNQNNDIPLFRYSDIILMKAEAILRGGTPTLGHTALSLVNQLRANRTTSAALTSIDLDGMFVERSREFAYETWHRNDMIRFGKYEGKWGFKTDADVNHRIFPIPTSAFTVNPALTQNPGY; translated from the coding sequence ATGCTGCACTACCATAGCTGGACCAAGGACCACGGCAACACCAACGGGGCCTGGAGCTGGCTTTCGACCGTTATCGGCACCACCAATCAGTCGCTGTCGGTTCTGGATCAGACCATGCCGGCGTCGGCCACCAAGCAAACCAATCTGGCGGAGCTGAAAATGGTCCGGGCGATGGCGTACTTCATGCTGATGGATATGTACGGCAACGTCCCCGTCGACACGACCTACGGCGATTTCAACCCGCACCCCAACCTGCCCCGCGCGCAGGTCGTCGGTTTTATCGAGAACGAAGTAAAGAAAGCCCTGCCCTACCTGAGCCGCGCGTCGGGCCAGTCGATGTACGGCCGTGCCAACAAGTTCACGGCCTACTCGCTGCTGGCCAAGCTGTACCTGAATTCGCAGTACTACACCGGTACGCAGCGGTATAACGACGCTATCGTGGCCTGCGATAGTGTTATCAATTCGGGGCTATATAGTCTGGAAGGGCGGTCGTCGTATTTGCAGATGTTCTACCCCAACAACGGGCCGCAGATGAAGGAGTTTATCTTCGCCATTCCCTACGACCCGGCGGCTGCCAACCTGCCCGGTACCAACGGCTTCATGTACCGCGCCCGCTACGACGTACCACGCTCGGAAGCCAAAAAGTTTAGCCTACCGTTCACGCCCAGCGCGCCCGAAAGCACGTTGCCGGAGTTCTACGCCAACTTCAGCGACCCCAACGACGTCCGCAACGGCCAATGGCTGACAGGGCCGCAGTTCCTGAACGACGGCGTTACGCCCGTAACCGTAACGACCACGAAAAAGGGCTACGACCAGTTCTACACCGGTTCCGACGGCGGTGCGTCCTACACCTATCAGGTAACGCTGACGCCCCAGGTTCTGCTGCGGCAGGACGTAGCCTCGTTCGATTGTGGCAACGACGAAATCGCCTGGAACATGGGCTACCGCAACATCAAATTCTACCCCGACGCCAGTTCGACCTCGCGCAACCAGAACAACGATATTCCGCTGTTTCGCTATTCCGACATCATCCTGATGAAAGCGGAAGCGATTCTGCGGGGCGGCACACCGACGCTGGGCCACACAGCGCTTTCGCTGGTGAATCAGCTACGCGCCAACCGAACCACCTCGGCCGCGCTGACCAGCATTGACCTGGACGGTATGTTCGTTGAGCGGAGCCGCGAGTTTGCCTACGAAACCTGGCACCGCAACGACATGATCCGGTTTGGCAAATACGAAGGCAAATGGGGCTTTAAAACCGATGCCGACGTAAACCACCGCATCTTCCCCATTCCAACCAGCGCCTTCACCGTCAACCCCGCCCTGACGCAGAATCCGGGGTATTAA
- a CDS encoding SusC/RagA family TonB-linked outer membrane protein has product MKHLLFDRMARPLLYGLLPGCLLSHGLLANGLPPTPLVRPSASNRSTWKTPVAEDITVTGKVFADGTNEALPGVSIVVDGTIVGTNTDANGEYRIKAPATGTLVFSYVGYAPQRVAVNNRSSINVLMVVDNKTLNEVVVVGYGSQSRKNLSSAITTIKPEDLNRGAIADVGQLLQGKIPGLNISSSGDPNTPAAVVLRGASTLNSSQGPFYVIDGVPGADISIIAPDDVASIDVLKDAAATAIYGNRAANGVIIVTTKRGKKGSMVVSYSGYAGVEQVSRRLNMMNAGQLRDFLTRNSLSFSPIDDKGADTDWQRAVERNNVISQNHNLSISGGTEHSTYNASINYYDKPGILQGSSLNRVIARLSVDQYALNDRLRFSLNVSNSNSNANNTPLRNNVLLQMINHLPVSPITNPDGSYFENYQNTGYFNPVAMVAHAKDNTKYNNLVGSFNTHVNLPFDLTYDLNLSYQNNTSLHGESYDSYYTQYNSANFYNNPDPPATHTILNFGTNGSALRNTYQTTRKVLETFLTWNRAFGDHSINAVLGYSYQGSVSGDGFQTSSTNFPVDNIGYNNFALSNPYAVSSYRVNFGADGIYQETKLISDFARLNYNYKEKYLFQGSIRRDGSSVFGANNQWGYFPAVGVAWRVSQEGFMANQSLFNDLKLRASYGVTGNSSGFNAYTAQTISGSLGTYYYNGVQTAAYGPTQASNPNLRWEKTATANLGLDFTILKGRVNGTLELYQKTTTGMIYSYRVNPVLVPVGSIVANGGDMQNRGVELSLSANLMRVGRFSWTSSLNLAHNSNKILSLTNPLFVGGDSVRITQPDGGGQTGSTLQILKAGMPLGQFFTLQYAGKNDKGVSQYLDRNGNVTTSPVIGADYYYSGNPQPKLLAGWTNTFRYGNLDLNIFIRGVFGNKIFNATRADLFRPSTAQYTNILVDAGTESIADVNSYRYSTRFIEDGSYVRLDNATLGYSFKKLGQYVKNLRVYATVNNAFVITKYTGIDPEVNQGGIAPGIDANNFYPKTRTLLLGLNVSF; this is encoded by the coding sequence ATGAAACACCTTCTATTCGACCGAATGGCCCGACCGCTGCTCTACGGGCTGTTGCCCGGTTGCCTGCTGAGTCACGGGCTACTGGCAAACGGGCTTCCGCCAACCCCGCTGGTGCGACCCTCTGCCAGCAATCGTTCTACCTGGAAAACGCCCGTTGCCGAAGATATCACCGTAACGGGTAAGGTCTTTGCCGATGGCACCAACGAAGCCCTGCCCGGCGTCAGCATCGTGGTCGATGGTACGATAGTCGGAACCAACACCGACGCCAATGGCGAATACCGCATCAAAGCTCCCGCCACTGGCACGCTCGTGTTCAGCTACGTCGGGTACGCACCGCAGCGGGTAGCCGTCAACAACCGGTCGAGCATCAACGTGCTGATGGTGGTCGACAATAAGACGCTCAACGAAGTCGTCGTGGTCGGTTACGGTTCGCAGTCGCGCAAGAACCTGAGCAGTGCCATTACCACCATCAAACCCGAAGACCTCAACCGGGGGGCCATCGCCGACGTCGGTCAGTTGTTGCAGGGGAAGATCCCGGGATTGAATATCTCATCGAGTGGCGACCCCAACACGCCAGCCGCCGTCGTACTGCGGGGTGCGTCGACGCTTAACAGTTCGCAGGGGCCATTCTACGTCATCGACGGCGTACCGGGAGCCGATATTTCGATCATCGCCCCCGACGACGTGGCCAGTATCGACGTCCTGAAAGACGCGGCCGCAACGGCGATCTACGGCAACCGGGCCGCCAATGGCGTTATCATCGTGACGACCAAGCGGGGCAAAAAAGGCTCGATGGTCGTCAGCTACAGCGGGTACGCCGGGGTTGAGCAGGTGTCGCGCCGACTGAACATGATGAATGCCGGGCAGCTGCGCGATTTTCTGACGCGCAACAGCCTGTCGTTCTCCCCCATCGACGACAAAGGGGCCGACACCGACTGGCAACGGGCGGTGGAACGCAACAACGTCATTTCGCAGAACCACAACCTGTCGATCAGTGGCGGCACCGAGCACAGCACCTACAACGCCAGCATCAACTACTACGACAAGCCGGGCATTTTGCAGGGTAGTTCGCTGAACCGGGTTATCGCCCGCCTGTCGGTGGATCAGTACGCGTTGAACGACCGGCTGCGGTTCAGCCTCAACGTATCGAACTCGAACAGCAACGCCAACAACACGCCCCTGCGCAACAACGTGCTGTTACAAATGATTAACCACCTGCCGGTGTCGCCCATTACCAACCCCGACGGTAGTTATTTCGAGAACTACCAGAATACGGGCTATTTCAACCCGGTGGCGATGGTGGCTCACGCCAAAGACAACACGAAGTACAACAACCTCGTCGGCTCGTTCAACACCCACGTCAACCTGCCGTTCGATCTGACCTACGACCTGAACCTGTCGTACCAGAACAATACCTCGCTGCATGGCGAATCGTACGATAGCTACTACACGCAGTACAACAGTGCCAACTTTTACAACAACCCCGATCCACCGGCGACGCACACCATCCTGAACTTCGGCACCAACGGATCAGCCCTGCGTAACACCTACCAGACCACCCGCAAAGTGCTCGAAACGTTCCTGACCTGGAACCGGGCGTTCGGCGATCACTCGATCAACGCCGTGCTGGGTTACTCGTATCAGGGTTCGGTGTCGGGCGACGGCTTCCAGACGTCGAGCACTAACTTCCCCGTCGACAACATCGGCTACAACAACTTCGCGCTGAGTAACCCCTACGCCGTGTCGTCGTACCGCGTCAACTTCGGGGCCGACGGTATTTATCAGGAAACAAAGCTCATCTCCGACTTCGCCCGTCTGAACTACAACTACAAGGAGAAATACCTCTTTCAGGGATCGATCCGGCGCGACGGTTCGTCGGTGTTCGGGGCCAACAATCAGTGGGGTTACTTCCCGGCGGTGGGCGTGGCCTGGCGCGTAAGTCAGGAAGGGTTTATGGCCAATCAGTCACTGTTCAACGACCTGAAGCTACGGGCCAGCTACGGCGTCACGGGTAACTCGTCGGGCTTCAACGCTTACACGGCGCAAACCATTTCGGGTAGCCTCGGCACCTACTACTATAACGGTGTGCAGACGGCCGCTTACGGCCCGACGCAGGCATCGAACCCCAACCTGCGGTGGGAAAAAACGGCCACGGCCAACCTGGGTCTGGACTTTACGATCCTGAAAGGCCGGGTAAACGGTACGCTTGAACTGTACCAGAAAACCACGACGGGCATGATCTATTCGTACCGCGTCAACCCGGTGCTGGTACCGGTGGGCAGCATCGTCGCCAACGGGGGCGACATGCAGAACCGGGGTGTCGAACTGAGCCTGAGTGCCAACCTGATGCGGGTGGGTCGGTTTAGCTGGACGTCGAGCCTGAACCTGGCGCACAACAGCAACAAGATTCTGAGCCTGACCAACCCACTGTTCGTCGGCGGTGACTCCGTACGGATTACCCAGCCCGACGGTGGTGGCCAAACCGGTAGCACGCTCCAGATTCTGAAAGCCGGGATGCCGCTGGGCCAGTTCTTCACGCTGCAATACGCGGGTAAGAACGACAAGGGTGTATCGCAGTACCTCGACCGCAACGGCAACGTAACCACCTCACCGGTGATCGGCGCCGACTATTACTATTCGGGAAATCCGCAGCCGAAACTGCTGGCGGGCTGGACAAATACGTTCCGTTACGGCAACCTCGATCTGAACATCTTTATCCGGGGTGTGTTTGGCAACAAAATCTTCAACGCCACCCGCGCCGACCTGTTCCGCCCCAGCACGGCCCAGTACACTAACATTCTGGTCGATGCAGGCACCGAATCGATCGCTGACGTAAACTCGTACCGCTATTCAACGCGCTTCATCGAAGACGGCAGCTACGTCCGGCTCGACAACGCGACGCTGGGCTACAGCTTCAAAAAGCTGGGGCAGTACGTGAAAAACCTGCGCGTGTATGCTACGGTCAACAATGCGTTTGTCATCACGAAATACACCGGTATCGATCCCGAAGTCAATCAGGGCGGCATCGCCCCCGGCATCGACGCCAACAACTTCTACCCCAAAACCCGCACCCTGCTGCTGGGTCTGAACGTGTCGTTTTAA
- the corA gene encoding magnesium/cobalt transporter CorA, whose protein sequence is MTKRRRMRSAEKTLGTSPGTLTYVGDDIQHATRIKRIDYNTDTYHIDDNSKLSQCQPPDEQAPVIHWVDVDGIHEPQVVSGIGQRYHLHPLLLEDVVNTDQKPKIDFYDEMTDTSPSPMPGSGPVIFVTLKMLHHHRAQPDVDMEHVSLVLGRNFLVSFQEERTKDIFEPVIDRIKASAGKTRRSGPDYLLYALLDLIVDHYLVLTEYIGERMDKLEEVIVKERAGQQTLTELYNLKRELAHMRRVVNPTRDIVGALLREDSELIKPTTIPYLRDLADHINQTLETLDAYREGVSGLMDVYYSIVNNRMNTVMKTLTIVSAIFIPLTFIVGVYGMNFEFMPELKSPHGYFYVWGLMILIAIGEVIYFKRRGWM, encoded by the coding sequence ATGACCAAACGCCGACGTATGCGTTCGGCCGAGAAAACGCTCGGCACCTCGCCCGGTACGCTGACTTACGTTGGCGACGATATTCAGCACGCGACCCGAATCAAACGCATCGATTACAATACGGATACGTATCATATCGATGACAACAGCAAGCTCAGTCAGTGCCAGCCCCCCGACGAGCAGGCGCCGGTTATTCACTGGGTCGACGTCGATGGGATTCACGAACCGCAGGTGGTGTCGGGTATCGGGCAGCGGTATCACCTCCACCCGCTGCTGCTGGAAGACGTCGTCAATACGGACCAGAAACCCAAAATCGACTTCTACGATGAGATGACCGATACCAGCCCGAGCCCGATGCCGGGGAGCGGGCCGGTGATCTTCGTGACGTTGAAGATGCTGCACCACCACCGGGCGCAGCCAGATGTCGACATGGAGCACGTCAGTCTGGTGCTGGGCCGTAATTTTCTGGTATCGTTTCAGGAAGAGCGTACAAAGGATATTTTCGAGCCGGTGATCGACCGGATTAAGGCGTCGGCGGGCAAGACCCGGCGCAGCGGCCCCGATTACCTGCTCTACGCCCTGCTGGACCTGATTGTCGACCATTACCTGGTGCTGACCGAGTACATTGGCGAGCGTATGGATAAGCTGGAGGAGGTGATCGTGAAGGAGCGGGCCGGGCAGCAGACCCTAACCGAACTGTACAACCTCAAGCGCGAGCTGGCCCACATGCGCCGGGTTGTGAACCCCACGCGCGACATCGTGGGGGCGCTGCTGCGCGAAGACTCGGAACTGATAAAACCGACGACGATACCGTACCTGCGCGACCTGGCCGACCACATCAACCAGACCCTCGAAACGCTCGACGCGTACCGGGAAGGCGTGTCGGGACTGATGGACGTGTACTACTCCATCGTGAACAACCGCATGAACACCGTGATGAAAACGCTGACCATCGTCTCGGCGATTTTCATTCCACTGACGTTTATCGTGGGTGTTTACGGGATGAATTTCGAGTTTATGCCCGAACTGAAGTCCCCGCACGGGTATTTCTACGTCTGGGGGCTGATGATCCTTATCGCCATCGGCGAAGTAATTTATTTCAAACGGCGCGGCTGGATGTAG
- a CDS encoding bifunctional UDP-N-acetylmuramoyl-tripeptide:D-alanyl-D-alanine ligase/alanine racemase, whose translation MTTLSTQHIRPRWLTDSRQATGDNSQSVFFAIRGEHHDGHAFIGNLYDRGVRQFVIERSALTPDRRAELTRYADAEFIEVDSSLTLLQQLATEHRRLFPLPVIGITGSNGKTIVKEWLAQLLADDYVIAKSPRSYNSQLGVPLSVRELGERHTLGIFEAGISRPHEMQTLEPIIQPTIGIFTNIGPAHDEGFRSRKQKIAEKLRLFVHADTLIYCADQTDVADEVRMLLKAVNPGIRLVTWSLNGNDATYRATLTGTRLTLTAVKVERPAIEVDVPFTDAASVENLLHCLVAVQTIHPLTASTLDRRLKRLRPVSMRLEQKEGIGNSVLIDDSYSNDLAGLQLALRFMNQQRSRDRRVLILSDVLQSGLPDDDLYAQIADQVHNAEISLFVGVGPVLSRHRDLFPPDSLFYESTAQWLAEFPVDRVHESVVLVKGARTYAFEQIVNRLQRKVHGTRLEIDLDALTHNLNYYREKVGPATKIMVMVKAFAYGSGSAEVAQLLQYHRVDYLAVAYADEGVTLRQNGVTLPIMVMNPSPETFPVLLDYQLQPELYSQSLLTDWGRFAGESKGDVPPIHLKIDTGMHRLGFLESELPALIDYLTAHPTLHVETVFSHLAGADEAQFNNFSTQQYDTFIRCTDALQTGLGYLPTRHLLNSAGIVRFPNFRLDMVRLGIGLYGVESSGIESSAVRPVGTLKTVVSQVKTIPVGESVGYSRSGQLNHTAQIATIAIGYADGFDRRLGNGVGAVWINGHRCPTVGNVCMDMTMVDATNVPVVAGDDAVIFGPDQPISGLAKQIGTIPYEILTGVSERVKRVFFKE comes from the coding sequence ATGACTACCCTTTCAACCCAACACATCCGTCCGCGCTGGCTGACCGATTCCCGGCAGGCTACCGGCGACAATAGCCAATCAGTGTTCTTTGCCATTCGGGGGGAACACCACGACGGCCACGCGTTCATCGGCAACCTCTATGACCGGGGTGTCCGGCAGTTTGTGATCGAACGCAGTGCGCTGACACCCGACCGACGCGCCGAACTGACGCGTTACGCCGATGCGGAATTTATTGAAGTCGACAGCAGTCTGACACTGTTGCAGCAACTGGCCACCGAGCACCGGCGCTTGTTTCCGCTGCCCGTCATCGGCATTACGGGCAGCAACGGCAAGACCATCGTGAAGGAATGGCTGGCGCAGCTGCTGGCCGACGACTACGTGATTGCCAAAAGCCCGCGCAGCTACAACTCGCAGCTGGGCGTGCCGCTGTCGGTGCGCGAACTGGGCGAGCGCCATACGCTGGGCATCTTTGAAGCGGGCATTTCGCGGCCCCACGAGATGCAGACGCTGGAGCCGATTATTCAGCCGACCATCGGCATTTTTACTAACATCGGCCCGGCGCACGACGAAGGGTTTCGGAGTCGGAAACAGAAGATTGCCGAAAAACTGCGCCTGTTCGTCCATGCCGACACGCTGATTTACTGCGCCGATCAGACTGACGTTGCCGACGAGGTCAGGATGCTGCTCAAAGCCGTAAATCCCGGCATCCGGCTCGTAACCTGGTCGCTCAATGGCAACGACGCGACCTACCGCGCTACGCTGACCGGCACCCGGCTGACCCTGACGGCGGTCAAGGTCGAACGCCCTGCGATTGAGGTAGATGTTCCATTTACGGATGCGGCATCGGTCGAAAACCTGCTGCACTGTCTGGTGGCGGTACAAACGATTCATCCGCTGACGGCCTCGACCCTCGACCGGCGGCTGAAACGGTTGCGCCCGGTGTCGATGCGGCTGGAACAGAAAGAAGGTATCGGCAACAGCGTGTTGATCGACGATTCGTACAGCAACGACCTCGCCGGGCTGCAACTGGCGCTGCGGTTTATGAATCAGCAGCGGAGCCGCGACCGGCGCGTGCTGATTCTGTCGGACGTGCTGCAATCGGGCCTGCCCGACGACGACCTGTACGCGCAGATTGCCGATCAGGTGCACAACGCCGAAATCAGTTTGTTTGTGGGCGTCGGTCCCGTCTTGAGTCGCCACCGCGATCTGTTCCCGCCCGACAGCCTGTTCTACGAATCGACGGCGCAGTGGCTGGCCGAGTTTCCGGTCGATCGGGTGCACGAAAGCGTGGTGCTGGTAAAGGGCGCGCGGACGTATGCGTTCGAGCAGATCGTCAACCGGCTGCAACGCAAAGTACACGGCACCCGGCTTGAAATTGACCTCGACGCGCTGACGCACAACCTCAACTACTACCGGGAAAAGGTTGGTCCGGCCACGAAAATCATGGTGATGGTCAAGGCGTTTGCCTACGGTAGCGGGAGTGCCGAAGTGGCGCAGCTGCTGCAATACCACCGCGTCGATTACCTGGCCGTGGCCTACGCCGACGAGGGCGTGACACTCCGGCAAAACGGCGTGACGCTGCCGATTATGGTGATGAACCCGTCGCCCGAAACCTTCCCGGTGCTACTCGATTACCAGCTACAGCCCGAACTCTACAGTCAGTCGCTACTGACCGACTGGGGGCGTTTTGCCGGAGAAAGTAAGGGTGACGTACCGCCGATTCACCTGAAAATTGATACGGGTATGCACCGGTTGGGCTTCTTGGAAAGCGAACTGCCCGCCCTGATCGATTACCTGACGGCGCACCCTACATTGCACGTAGAAACCGTATTCAGCCACCTCGCCGGGGCCGACGAAGCGCAGTTCAACAACTTCTCAACGCAGCAGTACGACACGTTTATCCGCTGTACGGACGCGCTCCAAACCGGACTCGGCTACCTCCCGACGCGCCACCTGCTCAATTCGGCGGGGATCGTACGTTTTCCGAATTTTCGGCTCGATATGGTCCGGCTGGGTATCGGTCTGTACGGCGTTGAGTCGAGCGGCATTGAGTCGTCGGCAGTGCGGCCGGTCGGAACCCTCAAAACGGTGGTAAGTCAGGTGAAGACCATTCCGGTAGGGGAGTCGGTGGGGTACAGCCGCAGCGGGCAGCTCAACCATACGGCGCAGATTGCCACTATCGCCATCGGGTACGCCGACGGCTTCGACCGGCGGCTGGGGAACGGCGTCGGCGCGGTCTGGATCAACGGGCATCGCTGCCCCACGGTCGGCAACGTCTGCATGGACATGACGATGGTCGACGCGACGAATGTGCCGGTCGTAGCTGGCGATGATGCCGTCATCTTCGGCCCCGACCAGCCCATCAGCGGCCTGGCGAAGCAAATCGGCACCATCCCCTACGAAATCCTGACCGGCGTCAGCGAGCGCGTCAAACGGGTGTTTTTTAAGGAGTAG
- a CDS encoding Uma2 family endonuclease yields the protein MIQTTSAALPHTLDQFLDWEPTDGFKYEWNDGELIRFSGMKKKQYYIYDVLNTLFIEKGYYTIGTLMAEPDVMLTTIQMRRPDIAYFTKDQIQAGRNGEDVIPAFVIEVISESDLAYRIEEKIAEYFKAGVQVVWSILPEHEVVYVYTSRKQVTICLDYDFCMASPVLPDFTISVNTLFAPSVPAS from the coding sequence ATGATTCAGACAACATCGGCGGCACTTCCACATACACTCGACCAGTTTCTCGACTGGGAACCGACGGACGGTTTTAAATACGAGTGGAACGACGGGGAACTGATCCGATTTTCAGGCATGAAGAAAAAGCAATACTACATCTACGACGTACTCAACACCCTTTTCATCGAGAAGGGGTATTATACGATTGGTACGCTCATGGCTGAACCCGATGTCATGCTGACAACCATTCAGATGCGTCGGCCTGATATTGCTTATTTTACCAAAGATCAAATACAGGCTGGCCGAAACGGCGAAGACGTTATTCCGGCATTCGTCATTGAAGTTATTTCGGAAAGCGATCTGGCCTATCGAATCGAAGAAAAGATTGCGGAGTACTTCAAAGCAGGCGTACAGGTCGTCTGGAGCATTCTACCCGAACACGAGGTCGTGTACGTCTACACGTCCCGCAAGCAAGTCACGATCTGCCTCGACTACGATTTTTGTATGGCTAGCCCCGTTCTCCCCGACTTCACTATCAGCGTCAACACACTGTTTGCACCTTCTGTACCAGCCAGTTAA
- a CDS encoding DinB family protein encodes MKKTTLISMIALLLGFVQFAQAQTTDETVKEWERAKAYTKEYLDAMPEAGYALKPTPEMRSFAEQMLHLAGANYGFGAGATGQKSPDGMGELEKATTDKSKANITKLVLASYDFVIDGVKKMTPAQLAEQTKLFGRFEMTKATALAKAFEHQTHHRGQTTVYIRLAGAKPPQEKLF; translated from the coding sequence ATGAAGAAAACTACCCTTATTTCGATGATTGCCCTGCTGTTGGGCTTCGTTCAGTTTGCACAGGCGCAGACCACGGACGAGACAGTAAAAGAGTGGGAGCGGGCCAAAGCCTACACCAAAGAATACCTGGACGCGATGCCCGAAGCGGGTTACGCGCTCAAGCCCACACCGGAGATGCGGTCCTTCGCCGAACAGATGCTTCACCTGGCTGGTGCCAACTACGGATTTGGAGCGGGAGCCACCGGCCAGAAAAGTCCCGATGGCATGGGCGAACTGGAAAAAGCGACGACCGACAAATCGAAGGCTAACATCACCAAACTGGTGCTGGCCAGTTACGATTTCGTTATTGACGGGGTGAAGAAAATGACGCCCGCGCAACTGGCGGAGCAAACGAAACTGTTCGGCCGCTTCGAGATGACGAAGGCAACGGCCCTTGCCAAAGCGTTTGAGCATCAGACGCACCACCGCGGGCAAACGACGGTGTACATTCGGCTGGCTGGTGCCAAACCACCCCAGGAGAAGTTGTTCTAA
- a CDS encoding PLP-dependent cysteine synthase family protein: protein MTGSMKDRMALHVLHQAYQQGHIQPGNRIVEATSGSSGIAFAAVGRALGHPVTIIMPAGISQERIDIIRSLGADIVLFTKEEGGFLGAIRRSEELAASDPTVFLPRQFANQYNAEAHRLTTGKEIWLQLQSVDITPDAFVAGVGTGGTVMGVGRYLKSRRADIRIHPLEPAESPTLSVGYKTGTHRIQGFFDEFIPDILKLGELDKVVQASDGDSILMAQQLAIHLGLAVGISSGANLIGAINLQREMGPDARVVTILCDSNKKYLSTDLVKAEPIKPGYVSPDIQFTDYRPISRLTMNRPGVF, encoded by the coding sequence CTGACGGGCAGCATGAAAGACCGGATGGCACTGCACGTGCTGCATCAGGCTTATCAGCAGGGGCATATTCAGCCGGGCAACCGCATTGTGGAAGCGACCAGCGGCAGTTCGGGCATTGCGTTTGCCGCCGTGGGGCGCGCACTCGGTCACCCCGTTACGATCATCATGCCCGCCGGTATCAGTCAGGAGCGGATCGATATTATCCGCAGTCTGGGGGCCGACATTGTCTTGTTCACTAAAGAGGAAGGCGGTTTTCTGGGGGCCATTCGCCGGTCAGAAGAGTTGGCCGCCAGCGACCCGACGGTATTTCTGCCGCGCCAGTTTGCCAATCAGTACAACGCCGAAGCCCACCGCCTGACGACGGGCAAGGAAATCTGGCTGCAACTGCAAAGCGTCGACATTACGCCTGATGCGTTCGTGGCGGGCGTCGGAACGGGCGGCACGGTGATGGGTGTGGGTCGTTACCTCAAATCGCGCCGGGCTGACATTCGGATTCACCCGCTCGAACCGGCTGAGTCGCCGACGCTGTCGGTGGGTTACAAGACCGGTACGCACCGGATTCAGGGCTTTTTCGATGAGTTTATTCCCGACATTCTCAAACTGGGCGAACTTGACAAGGTAGTGCAGGCCAGCGACGGCGACTCGATTCTGATGGCGCAGCAACTGGCGATTCACCTCGGTCTGGCGGTGGGCATTTCATCGGGAGCCAACCTGATCGGGGCGATCAACCTGCAACGCGAGATGGGGCCAGATGCCCGCGTCGTAACGATTCTGTGCGACAGCAACAAGAAGTACCTGAGCACCGATCTGGTGAAGGCCGAACCGATTAAACCCGGCTACGTCTCGCCCGACATTCAGTTTACCGATTACCGCCCTATCAGCCGACTGACCATGAACCGGCCGGGCGTCTTTTAG